DNA from Candidatus Dormiibacterota bacterium:
CCGCCATGAAGAGACTCGCTCTTGGAATTGCCGCCGTTGTCTTTTCGACCGCCATCGTGTCCGCGGGCGCGCCCGCGAGCGGAGGGGTAGCGCCCTCCTGGAACATGAACGCCACGATCATCGAGGCCTGCTCCTGCCCGATGTTCTGCCAGTGCTACTTCAACACTTCACCTTCCGGCGAGCACGGGAGTCATGGCGAGGGAGGGCACTACTGCCGGTTCAACAACGCGTTCAAGGTCAACCGCGGGAGCTTCGGGAGCGTGAAGCTCGACAACGCCAAGTTCTGGGTGTCCGGGGATCTGGGGGGCGATTTCTCCCAGGGGATGATGGACTGGGCGATCGTCACCTTCGACCGGGCGACCTCCAAGGAGCAGCGCGACGCCATCGCCACGATCCTCGGTTCGGTCTACCCGGTGAAGTGGAACTCGCTGACCACGGCCGAGGGGGACATGACCTGGACGGCGGGCAAGGACGAGGCTCGCGCCCTCCTGGACGGCGGCAAGACGGCGGAGGTGGCGCTCAAGCGCTTCGCCGGGATGACCGATGAGCCGGTGGTGATCAAGAACCTCAAGTACTGGGGCGTTCCGCGCAATGACGGCTTCGTGATGATGCCGAACACGGTCGAGGCCTACCGGGTCGGCAACAAGCCGTTCGAGTACAAGGGCACGAACGGCTTCATGATCACCATCGACACCGCGTCCAAAGACACGGCGCCGGCCGCCAAGAAGACCGGGAAGTAGTCAGGCCGGAGGCGGGGCGGCGAACACCGCCGAGCGGGCGATGTCCTCCTGCCGGATCTTCCCGGCGTCGAAGGCCTGAAGCGCCGCGATGAGCCTGTCCATCGTCTGATCGAAGCCCGGCAGCGTCTTGCGGGCGCGGCCGAGGGGATTGCAGCGCGCCAGGACGAAGTTCTTCACGAACGGGTGGTTGATCCCGCGCCGTTTCAGCCTGTCGACGATCTCCTTGAGACGGGCGTCTGCCGTCTCGACCCGCGCCGCCCGCTCCTGGCGCGTGCCGTAGGAGCTCTTCAGGGAGGACTTCAGGAACCGGTCGACCCTCCTCAGGATCGGAGAGAAGGCGCCGCCCGCGAAACGCGGGTGCTTCTCG
Protein-coding regions in this window:
- a CDS encoding DUF1326 domain-containing protein — its product is AMKRLALGIAAVVFSTAIVSAGAPASGGVAPSWNMNATIIEACSCPMFCQCYFNTSPSGEHGSHGEGGHYCRFNNAFKVNRGSFGSVKLDNAKFWVSGDLGGDFSQGMMDWAIVTFDRATSKEQRDAIATILGSVYPVKWNSLTTAEGDMTWTAGKDEARALLDGGKTAEVALKRFAGMTDEPVVIKNLKYWGVPRNDGFVMMPNTVEAYRVGNKPFEYKGTNGFMITIDTASKDTAPAAKKTGK